Proteins encoded in a region of the Atopobium sp. oral taxon 416 genome:
- a CDS encoding DNA-directed RNA polymerase subunit beta', with protein MADFDTTDFDAVKISLASADTIRSWSHGEVKKPETINYRTLKPEKDGLFCEKIFGPTKDWECACGKYKGIRFKGIVCERCGVEVTSAKVRRERMGHIELAAPVSHIWYFKSPTSFPLSRLLDIKSKDLEKVLYFASYIITDVDTQARDTDAADLKEELAADLEELDAERDDQIDRVKAQGADQGGSEFDGVEPLSEDEIKAEVADLEAEYEEEKKLRQDAYNQFMQLEKRQLISDESLFTEMKRYYSIYFKGGMGAEAIRDLLKGIDLQEEAKKLREIVNNENSQKQKREKAIKRLEIVDAFIKGGNDPANMILDVIPVIPPDLRPMVQLDGGRFAASDLNDLYRRVINRNNRLKRLLSLDAPDIIVNNEKRMLQEAVDALFDNGRRGRPVTGRGGRALKSLAESLKGKQGRFRQNLLGKRVDYSGRSVIVTDPQLKMHQCGLPKTMALELFRPFVMRRLVELGKVENIKGAKRAIDRQQPAVWDVLDEVIKDRLVLLNRAPTLHRLSIQAFEPVLVEGEAIHLHPLICAPFNADFDGDQMSVHVPLSTQAQTEARVLMLSTNNLRSPASGKVLTVPSQDMVFGVYYLTTEKKGVAGEGNVYANFEDAVNTISNDVDLDMQAKVTVRVYPADANTEEGGRKIFRVKTSAHDVQDYDVTDGPIHFETTAGRIVFNRSCLPADFPFINYKMVKNDISQLVNECCDRYTNAQVEPILDAIKSIGFHYATISGLTVSVWDAVIPPEKQEMLDAAQAKVDEINENYEDGFLTEEERHIEVVNAWTVCTEALGTKMLDGFSEDNPIYMMADSGARGSKTQLRQLAGMRGLMADMSGDTIDLPIKSNFREGLQPLEYFISTYGARKGLVDTASHTSDSGYLTRRLVDVAQDVIVREEDCGTDEACTYNIFLPGTKNLNTDLIGRCTLHDVVDPKTGEVLIKAGDYVTSADDLQNLADHGLKKVELRALLTCKARNGVCQKCYGWDLSTRRPVNIGTAVGVIAAQSIGEPGTQLTMRTIHSGGVAGAEDITQGLPTVARMFDVVGNINEKILGREADLAPASGTLRITTEGTQYLMQIVDSDDNSRVLTEKRIPASVRFMPEIEDGVQVRAGEQLTRGFVNFRKLRKLTDIESTMHTFVNSVKEVYSSQGVDLNDKHIEVIARQMLRRVQVTNSGDSDYLLGQYVDRYVFADKVREITLAGGTPPEAEPVILGTLKVASSIDSWLSSASFIRTAGVLTEAAIKGEVDHLQDLKSNIIVGKKIPAGTGLPAYEDVELTYKGKRVEPTSPNAKTLPEWAPDDLKAIEDKLPKHELSWVGDDYNGYGGVYSKNGRTLSSEDAKLYLYDDLGVSQRWTNKFSEEGIETVGDLIGKTEDDLLRIDGIGAKAIEELRDGLQKRGLLYILEPDDNEADSEDLTQLLNIVFSPDADNDVMLGQAAPSTHQYDDELIGGPTQTKKEDDKNSDVINEDLSSLDDLLSEVVKNEAEHDKEEKRNNH; from the coding sequence GTGGCAGATTTCGATACCACAGATTTTGATGCGGTTAAGATCTCTCTCGCTTCTGCTGATACTATTCGCAGTTGGTCTCACGGTGAGGTTAAGAAACCTGAGACGATTAACTACCGTACCCTCAAGCCTGAGAAAGACGGACTGTTCTGCGAGAAGATTTTCGGTCCGACCAAGGACTGGGAATGCGCTTGCGGAAAATACAAAGGTATCCGCTTCAAAGGTATTGTGTGCGAGCGCTGCGGCGTTGAGGTAACGAGCGCGAAGGTCCGCCGTGAGCGGATGGGCCACATCGAGCTTGCCGCGCCGGTCAGCCACATCTGGTACTTCAAGAGCCCGACTTCATTCCCCCTGTCCCGTCTTCTTGACATCAAGAGCAAGGACCTGGAGAAGGTTCTCTACTTCGCTTCCTACATCATCACTGATGTCGACACCCAGGCCCGTGACACTGACGCCGCTGACCTGAAAGAGGAGCTCGCTGCTGACCTCGAAGAGCTCGACGCTGAGCGCGACGATCAGATCGACCGCGTCAAGGCGCAGGGCGCCGATCAGGGGGGCTCCGAGTTTGACGGCGTTGAGCCGCTCTCTGAGGATGAGATCAAGGCTGAGGTGGCTGACCTCGAAGCTGAGTATGAGGAGGAGAAGAAGCTCCGCCAGGATGCTTACAATCAGTTCATGCAGCTCGAGAAGCGCCAGCTCATCTCCGATGAGTCACTCTTCACCGAGATGAAGCGCTATTACTCCATCTACTTCAAGGGTGGCATGGGTGCTGAGGCTATCCGTGATCTGCTCAAAGGGATTGACCTTCAGGAGGAGGCCAAGAAGCTCCGTGAGATTGTCAACAACGAGAACTCCCAGAAGCAGAAGCGTGAGAAGGCTATCAAGCGCCTCGAGATCGTCGATGCCTTCATCAAGGGCGGCAACGATCCTGCGAACATGATTCTGGATGTTATCCCGGTTATCCCGCCTGATCTGCGTCCTATGGTGCAGCTCGACGGTGGCCGCTTCGCAGCCTCTGACCTGAACGACCTCTATCGCCGTGTCATCAACCGCAACAACCGTCTGAAGCGTCTGCTCTCTCTTGACGCTCCTGACATCATCGTCAACAACGAGAAGAGAATGCTGCAGGAGGCCGTCGACGCCCTGTTCGATAACGGTCGTCGTGGCCGCCCAGTCACCGGCCGTGGTGGCAGAGCGCTCAAGTCCCTCGCTGAGTCCCTCAAAGGCAAGCAAGGCCGCTTCCGTCAGAACCTGCTGGGCAAGCGTGTTGACTACTCCGGTCGCTCCGTCATCGTCACGGATCCGCAGCTCAAGATGCACCAGTGTGGTCTGCCGAAGACCATGGCGCTCGAGCTTTTCCGCCCGTTCGTGATGCGCCGTCTGGTGGAGCTTGGCAAGGTCGAGAACATCAAGGGTGCCAAGCGCGCAATCGACCGTCAGCAGCCGGCTGTCTGGGATGTGCTCGATGAGGTGATCAAGGACCGTCTGGTCCTCTTGAACCGTGCACCTACCCTGCACCGCCTGTCTATCCAGGCCTTTGAGCCGGTTCTGGTCGAAGGTGAGGCAATCCATCTGCACCCGCTGATCTGTGCACCGTTCAATGCAGACTTCGACGGTGACCAGATGTCCGTCCACGTGCCACTGTCTACCCAGGCGCAGACTGAGGCCCGTGTACTGATGCTTTCGACGAACAACCTGCGCTCACCGGCATCGGGCAAGGTGCTGACCGTTCCTTCACAGGACATGGTCTTCGGTGTCTACTATCTGACGACTGAGAAGAAAGGCGTCGCCGGGGAAGGCAATGTGTATGCCAACTTCGAGGATGCTGTCAATACGATCTCCAACGATGTTGACCTGGATATGCAGGCGAAAGTTACCGTGCGTGTGTATCCGGCTGACGCTAACACCGAAGAGGGCGGCAGAAAGATCTTCCGCGTCAAGACCTCTGCGCACGACGTGCAGGATTACGACGTGACCGATGGCCCGATCCACTTCGAGACCACCGCTGGCCGCATTGTCTTCAACCGTTCCTGCCTGCCTGCGGATTTCCCCTTCATCAACTACAAGATGGTCAAGAACGACATCTCACAGCTCGTCAACGAGTGCTGCGACCGCTATACCAACGCACAGGTCGAGCCGATCCTCGACGCAATCAAGTCCATCGGCTTCCACTATGCGACGATCTCGGGACTTACCGTCTCCGTGTGGGATGCTGTCATCCCACCTGAGAAGCAGGAGATGCTCGATGCCGCACAGGCGAAGGTCGACGAGATCAACGAGAACTACGAGGATGGCTTTCTGACCGAGGAGGAGCGCCACATCGAGGTCGTCAATGCGTGGACTGTCTGCACCGAGGCGCTCGGCACCAAGATGCTCGACGGCTTCAGCGAGGACAACCCAATCTACATGATGGCGGACTCCGGCGCTCGTGGTTCCAAGACCCAGTTGCGTCAGCTCGCCGGCATGCGTGGCCTGATGGCTGATATGTCCGGCGACACCATCGACCTGCCGATTAAGTCCAACTTCCGTGAGGGTCTGCAGCCGCTGGAGTACTTCATCTCCACCTACGGCGCCCGTAAGGGCCTGGTCGATACCGCGTCGCACACTTCTGATTCCGGTTATCTGACCCGTCGACTCGTCGATGTCGCCCAGGACGTTATCGTTCGCGAAGAGGACTGCGGCACCGATGAGGCCTGCACCTACAACATCTTCCTGCCCGGCACGAAGAACTTGAACACCGACCTGATCGGTCGCTGTACCCTGCACGATGTGGTTGACCCGAAGACCGGTGAGGTCCTTATCAAGGCCGGCGACTACGTCACGAGCGCAGACGATCTGCAGAACTTGGCAGACCACGGCCTGAAGAAGGTTGAGCTCAGAGCGTTGCTCACCTGCAAAGCCAGGAACGGCGTCTGCCAGAAATGCTACGGCTGGGATCTTTCTACCCGTCGGCCAGTCAACATCGGCACCGCTGTCGGCGTTATCGCCGCGCAGTCCATCGGTGAGCCGGGTACTCAGCTGACCATGCGTACGATTCACTCCGGTGGCGTCGCAGGCGCCGAGGATATTACCCAGGGCCTGCCAACCGTTGCTCGTATGTTCGACGTTGTCGGCAACATCAACGAGAAGATCTTGGGCCGCGAGGCTGACCTGGCTCCCGCCTCTGGCACGCTGCGCATCACGACCGAGGGCACGCAGTACCTGATGCAGATCGTAGATTCCGACGATAACAGCCGAGTTTTGACTGAGAAGCGGATCCCGGCATCCGTACGCTTCATGCCTGAGATCGAGGACGGCGTACAGGTGCGCGCTGGCGAACAGCTGACCCGTGGCTTCGTCAACTTCAGAAAGCTTCGTAAGCTGACTGACATCGAGTCGACGATGCACACCTTCGTCAACTCCGTCAAGGAGGTCTACAGCTCCCAGGGCGTCGATCTGAACGACAAGCACATTGAGGTTATCGCTCGTCAGATGTTGCGCCGCGTCCAAGTTACCAACTCCGGTGACTCCGACTACCTGCTCGGCCAGTACGTTGACCGCTATGTCTTCGCAGACAAGGTCCGCGAGATCACGCTTGCGGGCGGTACGCCTCCTGAGGCAGAACCGGTTATTCTGGGTACGCTCAAGGTCGCGAGCTCCATTGACTCCTGGCTCTCCAGTGCCTCCTTCATCCGTACTGCGGGTGTACTTACCGAGGCTGCTATCAAAGGCGAGGTTGATCACCTCCAGGATCTGAAGTCCAACATCATTGTTGGCAAGAAGATCCCGGCTGGCACCGGCCTTCCGGCTTACGAGGACGTCGAACTTACCTACAAGGGCAAGCGCGTTGAGCCGACGAGCCCGAATGCCAAGACGCTGCCTGAGTGGGCTCCGGATGACTTGAAGGCCATTGAGGATAAGCTGCCGAAACATGAGCTCTCCTGGGTCGGCGACGACTACAACGGATACGGCGGAGTCTATTCAAAGAACGGGCGTACGCTCAGCTCTGAGGACGCAAAGCTCTATCTGTACGATGACCTCGGCGTGTCACAGCGCTGGACCAATAAGTTCTCCGAGGAGGGCATCGAGACGGTCGGTGACCTGATCGGCAAGACTGAGGATGATCTTCTGAGGATTGACGGTATCGGTGCAAAGGCTATCGAGGAGCTCCGCGACGGCCTGCAGAAGCGTGGCCTGCTCTATATCCTGGAGCCGGACGACAATGAGGCGGACTCTGAGGATCTGACCCAGCTGCTGAACATCGTGTTCTCACCGGATGCGGACAACGACGTGATGCTCGGCCAGGCGGCACCGTCGACTCACCAGTACGACGATGAGCTGATCGGCGGCCCGACTCAGACCAAGAAGGAGGACGACAAGAACTCTGATGTTATCAACGAGGACCTGTCTTCCTTGGACGATCTGCTGAGCGAAGTCGTGAAGAACGAGGCTGAGCACGATAAGGAAGAGAAGAGGAACAACCACTAA